The nucleotide sequence agtctattgtgtagctttgcgcttaacaacaaacgaacaagaTAATGAACTCCAGTCATACCTTGTCTTCTGATTAAATTCGCAATACCATGACAACAAGTGCAACAAGGTTCTGTTAGGTATTTCTACTAATGCATTAGCAGCTAGATGTTATGCagttttcatatttgtttcattaacactgaaATGAAATGTGTACTTCCATGCCAATAAATACTGGGAAATTACGGGTCTGTCACAAGTTTATTTAGGAAAGCGTTGcctatagtttttattttttaatatggcAAAACACGTTTCCCTAGAAGTCTGGTTAAATagtctgaaaacaacaacaaatgtatgcttatttcttaaatacaatgacagaaataaaaattccACAGCTAttctgaaatgttgtaggtaaaCGCGGCACTCATTATAAGGGTGAATTTATTCAATGTAGACTAGTCCTATGATTTTGACACTGGATAAGTGATTCGCGAATACGTTTTTGCAAATGATAAATGTGCAGCAAATGGAATATCATGATAAGTCTCTATAACCTtccttttttaaactttataatttcatGGTATACATGCTaaatattatctgttttataCTTTCTTAATAACACAACATTATCCCAACATGTCCTCAGTTTCCTTATCATACAATGTTGtctcttaattaattaattaatgctaTATCGTAattttattcgttaataaaattaatgatgctcaaaattacttaacataattttttaGGTCTGGTTTTTACACTAACTACTGTTACCACATGACCTAAATAAtccattttttctttaaaaatgaacATTAATGGTTTTTAACTTCaagtctcccgctagtacagcggtaagtctacagatttacaacactaaaatcagcggttcgattccccgcggtgggttccgcagatagcccgagatggctttgctaaaagaaaacacacttttAACTTCGAATTAACTTTACACAATATCTGATCAAATGCTCTTTAAAATTTGCTGAAACATATTAAGTCATCCAAATAAGATACACATTTATCGTCTTGTAAATCTGATTATCCATCAGTCTATGGAATTTCGAAGAGGCTTCACTTAAACCGAAGATAAATTCATATTTCTATGAAGGTAAAATAAATGGCGTTTTCTTTCTATTTTCCACAATTGCCAATAATCGCTTTGCAAGTTCGCGGGTAAAAAAGTACTTACTGTGAGGTAACTTATCTGAGGTCTCTTGTAACTGATCTGATGCGTCCTTAAAAATGACCTGTGTTAACCTTCTAAAATCAAAAatctaaaattaatttactttactcTTATGAATCATATCCACTAAGGCAGTGTGAGAATTAGTGTTCACTCAAGCATATCTTTTACACACGATTTTCATTCTACCACCTACTTCAAAACATTCCGTAGATGTACTGTCTTAGGTGTTAATTTATTTGTACAACCATTCAAGCTTTACCTACCGCTACATGTTTAAATTtatggtttggttttaatttgaatgttgcgcaaagttacacgagggctatctgcgctagccgtctctaatttagcactaagactagagagaaggcagctagtcataaccgcccaccgccaactcttgggctactttttactaacaattgtgggattgaccgtcacattataacgcccccacggctgaaatggcgagcatgtttggtgtgacgaggattcgaacccacgacccttagattacgagtcgagtgctttaaccacctggccatgccgggtccaggTCTAGGCAGTGCCactttacttgtatttatatttaacacttttaaaagTATCGCGTCTCTCTTTTTACCGACACTCACAGCGATATACATACACATGTTTCTGTTGGTTAAGTTGCTATTTATctatattgttagttttataattaaacctCAATAATGAACTGACGTTTTTAAGTTCTTAAATGTGACGTTTACTGATATAGCAGGTACAAGTCCGAACAGATTTTTCTGTTGAGTTTATTCTTAATTTCGATTaaagtttgattttgaatttcgcacaaagctactcgagggctatctgcgctagccgtccctaatttagcagtgtaagactagagggaaggcagctagtcatcaccgcccaccgccaactcttgggttactcttttaccaacgaatagtgcgattgaccgtcacagttaTAACGCTCCGTCAACTGAAGGGGTGAGcgtgtttgatgggacggggattcgaacctacgattcTAAGATTGTAAGTTGAGCGTCAGAACCAGCTGACCATGGCCTGTTGGGATACTCTGTAACCTACACTACTGTAGGGTCGTTTGAGTATCCACATAGCTATATACttgtttagtattatttactctatttatcttgtattttacTATTTGCTGTATTCTTATTTTCTTCTAGTGATTAGTTCTGTGCTTATTTAACTCTTACTGTCAAGTCTAGTgttcctcttttctttcaatagTCCTGTTTTTTATCACGACACATCTTTTACAACTCCAGTTTTTTCTACGTCGTGTAGCACTACGTAAGCACTTAAGTTCGAAGGTGAGCTTCCCTCAATATTCGAGATTTCCATTTCTATACGTAGTTTACCTCTAGTAATGGAATTTCAGTGTCGTGATTTATTAGAAAGTGTTTAGTTAAATCGctatatatttacagatatacAAAACAAACGTTCAAGTTATAAATCTCCAATACGTTATCTTCCTAATGTTTTAATTGGATGTACCGTCGGTTCAAACTATAGAAATACCGTGGAATATCAAGATAGCTTCTGCGCATATAAGATGGATGATTGGAGCaaccttgtttgtttagaattaagcaaaaaactgcacaataggctatctgtgctcggagcaaccttgtttgtttagaattaagcaaaaaactgcacaatgggctatctgtgctcggaGCAAccttatttgtttagaattaagcaaaaaactgcacaatgggctatctgtgctcggagcaaccttgtttgtttagaattaagcaaaaaactgcacaatgggctatttgtgcttggAGCaaccttgtttgtttagaattaagcaaaaaactgcacaatgggctatctgtgctcggagcaaccttgtttgtttagaattaagcaaaaaactgcacagtgggctatctgtgctcggagcaaccttgtttgtttagaattaagcaaaaaactgcacaatgggctatctgtgctcggagcaaccttgtttgtttagaattaagcaaaaaactgcacaatgggctatctgtgctcggaGCAACCTTTTTGACTCATGAGTcattgtttttttggttttttttgtagaaatatgtacatatttaaatTCGCCTATAAATTCAACGCaggaaattattttctatagcctGTTTACTAAATCTTCATTTGACTTGGTTAATAAAATTTAATCGTGAATATTACATACTAATTattttgggtgtgtgtgttttagttttTAGGTAGATGGTACGTAGTTCAGTCCCACGCGACGTCAGGGGCGTGTCTTCGACGAGAGGTGTCACGTTCACCTGATGGACGATTCTATTTAATTCAGTCTGGTAGTACGATTGGAGGgtaagtaaaatatgtttgtaacaaTATAACTGTTTAGAGTTATGTATATAGTATGCTTATGTAGACGTTCCTTGCTACATAGACATGAACACCAAATAGGGTGATGCTTTTTGTCCCTGCAAGGTTCCCTGATGGTGTAAATCAGAAACGTATCTATTAGAGTTATAATCGATGTTGGTCTAGCTGGAATTTAGGTGCTTattagttgagcacaaagctaaactATGGATTGTCTTTGCtctgtctcccgctagtacagcggtaagtctacccATTTACAATGCTGAAACCAGGGggttgattcccttcggtggactcagcagcaggggcgtagattttttacatccgATGGGGGATAttatttttgcaaccacttatgtggactgttcaatttgcaaattggtaatctctgatatCGTTAAcctaaaagctgtaaacatgcagtcacagagtaatcttgttgccacgatacttgtatatatactgactgatacttacgaactatcgcttagatcgaaaagcttagaagctcacctatattaaagatatacatttcggctactgaaaaaaaactacatctaggcctaattatgtaattcgattggtgagaacacgagaatcacaagaagaaacacacactttgtaggcctgtgatgcaataaaacaattcaacagaccaaactgtagggaggatgattgtatgcaccatacccccacctaaaattaGGGGGAGATGTATATCCCCATCCCCCTAGGATCTACGCCcttgctcagcagatagcccgatgtggttttgctgtaagaaaacacacaaacacatctaTGCTCTGTCCATCCCTGATATCGAAAACGAGGTTTTTATCCGTTATAAGCCCGCAGATTTATTGCTGAACCACCAACTGAGAGTTTAGAAGTTATTTACGTCATCCAGTTTTAGcgtagaaaaattatttattaatataatataggatttcaaaaaaacaacaacaaaagcagttCACTACAACAACGTCTGAAATGTGACAGAGCATAAAACGGATAGAAAGAAAATGTTCGTCACAGAACCCCATCTCCTCCGTGGCTAAGGGTTCGATTCCAATGACGTGCGTAGAGCAGGTAccttattgtgcagctttgcacttacTTTTGAAAACAACGAATAAACAAcatcactgaaaaacaaaattgccGATGAAAGGTatataatactacaaaacctgCTTGACTTATGTTTATAACCTCTTTCAATTACTACTGCTTTTTTCAATATGGCGTGAACTATGCTGTAGTCCATGTACTAGGTTGCTACTGACCCACGGCTTACTTAGGTCTAGACGTGCTAATAATTTAACAACCAACAGCCCTGCACAATTACCTGGCAACTCCAATGTACAGATCAAACTTTGTTAGTATTTTACATACCAAATATTCAGCGAGATCTACAGAAccaggggacacaaatatagatttaggcaaggtagaagctATCTTTAGTtaaggcagttttatttttcaaatagggtgatTGACCAATGGAATAGATTGTCTTTGGATATTTTGGAGGCAGTAAATGTGGGTGACTTTtaaaagcttgatagatatataaatgataagggttggctttaatttttttatttaatagttttaatttggtACCAACGATGGGACAGTCGAAATTCCCTTGTTATCTCTAAACTTTATGTTATGTTAGAAAGTTTCACCTTCCCAACCTCCATCTATGAAGGGCCCGGCACGGTGGTGCGtcaaggcgtccgactcgtaatccgatggtcgcgggttcgaatccccgtggcggcaaacatgctcgtcctttcagccgtgggggcgttataatgtaacgataaatcccattattcttttgtaaaagagtaacccaagagttggcggtgggtggtgatgactagctgccttccctctagcgttacactgctaaattacggacggttagagcagataaccctcgagtagctttgcgcgatattcaaaaacaaatataccatCTGTGAAGAGTTTTAAATCATAGTAACTAACATATAAAACGAGAATGCTCAACTGATgatgtaatgtattttaatttttataaatagtaatgtAAGAAAAGTGTATGTAGTTAGCTATAATACATTTCGACAACAGACTGAATTTTAATTTCCTTCTTGGTAGATAGCTCGCTCTGAGTTAAAGTACACTCTGTAAACCCTTTGCTAATCACTTGCggttcagttttaaaattattctaagtAATTCTTCACTTTATATTAGTGTATGTTCgacagtttgaaaatattttgtggcGAACAAAGAGGTCAGTTCTTTATTCGACGTCATAATCATAAAAACTAAGTGTCGATCTGTCACTCTCAATTTCTCCGAATTTTGTGAGTTATACGAGTTCACTTCCACTTTTTTCTCCTGCAATACTTTTGATTACTCGTTCCCATCTTAGTTGAATTGAATCactaaaatatctgtaaataaCTCTTATATTTCGCCAGTTTTCTGCTATATAAAAGCCTATCAAGGATGGAGTTTCCAGGACCAGATCAGGCATGGCGTTATGTTTATGACACCACATCATCCACATCATTATGACGTCAAGCTAGGTAGGATCCGAATAAGAAAGCCGTGAAGACACGCGTGATAGAAGACACTGAAGTGCATTCGCAGTCTATGAGCATATGTGAAAGAATAAGTCAATAATTTGCCCAAATCAATGCTTGGAAATTATTACGAACAAGTCTGTGTTAGAAGAAACTGAAGATTCCAATTATCTGTAAAGAAAAGTACAACTCTTCCTCAGAAGAACAGGAGTGTATATGCAATCACATGATCATCGTATGTTTTGATCGTTTGTCCAAAGACACCAATGTTTAGCATATTTCTTGGAAAGAAAATTCTTTCTTCTGTGTCTGTTGCCAGATTAATACCAATAGTTTTGGTTACTGGTGATTTTCCATTATTCTTAACGctaatatttgaatattagttTGATGCAGATACTTTGCTACACACCACTACGCCAGCTTAGAATTTCTTCTTAGCTTCCAAATAAAGGGACCATTTGTAATTTTCACTGTTATAGGATATAAAAACGTGTCTAATAGTTCTTGACCATCACCATTTGCATGCCTGATTATTCCAGATTAAACTAGACACTAAATACTTAAACAGCCCTTTTTATTGTCTCGCCATCTTGCTCCTTACCACAGTGTCATTACATATCCAATTTTTAACATCAGTTAACAattattaaagttgttattttatgCTTGTCAGTAACGTAAtcattgtagttttatttaaagatatattaaggTTGTACTAGGActgttacttatttttacatgTGACAATATACAGCGGATAACAGCTAGAAACGTTTATTTAACCAAAACATGTTTACTGGTTGAAATAACGTATAATACCAAATATTTGTTGATCTCTGTGGGTTTCTTTTAGGCTTCCTCTGGTAGGTGAAAGGTCAGGTGAGCTGGTAATTCCACAAAGTGAGCCTGCTAAGATGACAGTTAAGCGGCCATTGAGTGAGTATCAGTGTATGAATATAGAACCTGCTGAAAACATGACAGTTAAGTTCTAGCCTTTAAATAACTACCAATACATGATAATAGAACCTGCTAAGATGCAGCTAACCAGCCTGTAAATAAGCAACATTACACgagcatattattatttttattattatgaaacttGAGATGGAGGAATTTTTTATAAACCCAAAGTTCCTAAATACTCCGCAGTCTAATTTCGGAATTTTTCTCCTTAAATTATTAGTAGGATCTCCTTTAATTGGAACAGATTAATTTCGAATACAACACGATCACGAAGTAGACTTCCAGGATTAGAAACATATGATAGAATCAAGTTGTTTCTTTCATTGTTCTTCAGTCCTTACCTATTTAGTGGATggaaaatataaacacacacacatatttaaatacacatatatatgttgtttGCACAAATTCAGTATGATGCACACGAACAAAGTAAGAATGaatatacaaaactacacaaaaatctCTACATAAGTACCCAATGAGTCAATCTTATGGCCATTGAAAACTCttcattttaaatagtttatctAAACCAGAATCCATGCAACTGATAGAAATTTAACATTTAGTTCTAGGTAAAAGTTATGATTGAAAAGATCTGTctacttatgtagggatttttatattgttttctgtgttcaacctaccttgtttctaggtTTGGAtacttatgtagggatttttatattgttttctgtattcaaCCTACCTTGTTTTTaggtctggctacttatgtataaatttttatattgttttctgtattcgacctaccttgtttctaggtctggctacttatgtatggatttttatactgttttctgtattcgacataccttgtttctaggtctgTTTACTTATGTcgggatttttatattgttttctgtattcaacctaccttgtttctaggtTTGGCTACTTTTGTagggatttttatattgttttgtgtattcgacctaccttgtttctaggtctgactacttatgtagggatttttatattgttttctgtattcgacctaccttgtttctaggtctgactacttatgtagggatttttatattgttttctgtattcgacctaccttgtttctaggtctggctacttatgtagggatttttatactgtttttatattgttttctgtattcgacctaccttgtttctaggtctggctacttatgtagggattttatattgttttctgtattcgacctaccttgtttctaggtctggctacttatgtagggatttttatattgtttttctgtgttttctctattcgacctaccttgtttctaggtctggctacttatgtagggatttttatattgttttctgtattcgacctaccttgtttctgtatttcgacctaccttgtttctaATTCTGACTACTTATGTatggatttttatattgttttctgtattcgaCCTACCGTGTCTCTaggtctggctacttatgtagcgatttttatattgttttgtgtattcgacctaccttgtttctaggtctggctacttatgtatagatttttatattgttttttatattattttatgtattcgacctaccttgtttctaggtccgactacttatgtagggatttttatactgttttctgTGTTCAACCTACATTGTTTCTaggtctggctacttatgtagagatttttttattgtttactgtattcgacctaccttgtttctaggtctggctacttatgtagggatttttatattgttttgtgtattcaacctaccttgtttctaggtccggctacttatgtagggatttttatattgttttgtgtattcgaCCTATCTTGTTTCTaggtctggctacttatgtataaatttttatattgttttgtgttttcgaCCTACCATGTTTCTAGGCctggctacttatgtagggagttttatactgttttgtgtattcgacctaccttgtttctaggtctggctacttatgtagggatttttatactgttttctgTATTCTACCTAGGTCTGGCTACATGTTTTTTaggtctggctacttatgtagggattttttagggatttttatattgttttgtgtattcgacctaccttgtttctaggtctggctacttatgtagggatttttatattgttttctgtattcgacctaccttgtttctaggtctggctacttatgtagggatttttatattgttttctgtattcgacctacctaccttgtttctaggtctggctacttatgtagggatttttataatgttttctgtattcgacctaccttgtttctaggtctggctacttatgtagggatttttatactgttttctgtattcgacctaccttgtttctaggtctggctacttatgtagggatttttatattgttttctgtattcgacctaccttgtttctaggtctggctacttatgtaggaatttttatattgttttgtgtattcgacctaccttgtttctaggtctggctacttatgtagggatttttatatttttataccttgttttctgtattcgacctaccttgtttctaggtctggctacttatgtaggattttttttatattgttttctctattcgacctaccttgtttctaggtctggctacttatgtagggatttttatattgttttctgtattcgacctaccttgtttctaggtctggctacttatgtgtacatttttatattgttttctgtattcgacctaccttgtttctaggtctggctacttatgtgtacatttttatattgttttctgtattcgacctaccttgtttctaggtctggctacttatgtatgtatttttatattgttttctgtattcgacctaccttgtttctaggtctggctacttatgtatggatttttatattgttttctgtattcgacctaccttgtttctaggtctggctacttatgtgtacatttttatattgttttctgtattcgacctaccttgtttctaggtctggctacttatgtatggatttttatattgttttctgtattcgacctaccttgtttctaggtctggctacttatgtgtacatttttatattgttttctgtattcgacctaccttgtttctaggtctggctacttatgtgtacatttttatattgttttctgtattcgacctaccttgtttctaggtctggctacttatgtgtacatttttatattgttttctgtattcgacctaccttgtttctaggtctggctacttatgtagggatttttatattgttttctgtattcgacctaccttgtttctaggtctggctacttatgtagggatttttatattgttttctgtattcgacctaccttgtttctaggtctggctacttatgtgtacatttttatattgttttctgtattcgacctaccttgtttctaggtctggctacttatgtagggatttttatattgttttctgtattcgacctaccttgtttctaggtctggctacttatgtatggatttttatattgttttctgtattcaacctaccttgtttctaggtTTGGATACTTATGTcgggatttttatattgttttctgtattcgaCCTACTTTGTTTCTGTACTATTTTCCACTATCATTCCAACATCATACTTAATTGTttccatacatttttattacttgtttagtCTCTTTTCTCAAACAATTTCTCTTAAGGAGGTTGATAtgtgaaagtttgttttatattcataaattcaTCATTGTTAATATGATACGTCAGTTTCTTAATTTCACATGCAGAATGACCCCGGATATTAATATCATATCGTACAACAGAAAATTAATCATTACtggttaggcccggcatggccagatagt is from Tachypleus tridentatus isolate NWPU-2018 chromosome 2, ASM421037v1, whole genome shotgun sequence and encodes:
- the LOC143245174 gene encoding apolipoprotein D-like isoform X2; its protein translation is MTKKNFIIVVMTTVLLAHAAADIFGLGACPPLKVHPGFDIKMFLGRWYVVQSHATSGACLRREVSRSPDGRFYLIQSGSTIGGLPLVGERSGELVIPQSEPAKMTVKRPLNYITIKYKNEVLTVQRRTSKPLV